One Microcaecilia unicolor chromosome 8, aMicUni1.1, whole genome shotgun sequence DNA window includes the following coding sequences:
- the FABP6 gene encoding gastrotropin: MSFTGKYEVENQENYEAFMTAIGLPSDVVEKGKTFKFVTEVVQNGNEFSWSQIYPGGHTMTNKFIIDQECEMETMAGKKFKATVRMDGGKVVVDFPKYHHSSEIVGNKLVETSVAGGITFKRTSKRIA; the protein is encoded by the exons ATGTCTTTCACCGGCAAGTATGAGGTTGAAAATCAGGAGAACTATGAAGCATTTATGACTGCAATTG GTCTTCCCAGTGATGTCGTTGAGAAGGGGAAAACATTCAAATTTGTTACCGAAGTTGTCCAGAATGGCAATGAATTCTCTTGGTCTCAGATATACCCTGGGGGACACACCATGACAAATAAGTTCATTATTGATCAAGAATGTGAGATGGAGACAATGGCTGGGAAAAAATTCAAG GCAACTGTTCGTATGGATGGCGGGAAAGTGGTCGTGGATTTTCCAAAATACCATCACAGCTCTGAGATTGTTGGGAACAAATTAGTGGAG ACATCAGTGGCTGGCGGCATAACCTTTAAGAGAACCAGCAAACGGATTGCATAA